The sequence CAGCACTGCGTGTGGCCTCGGCGACCTTATCGAGCGGCAGTTCGGCGCGGATCAAACGTGCGCACGCGAGCATCGCGGTTTTTGTCTCGACCGGAGCCTCGTCGAGTATCACACTGTAGTCGGGATTGTCCTCGAGCAAACACGCCGCAATGCCCACCGCTGTCGGCGTCCCGGTGCGTAGGTCGTGAACGGCAGCTGACTGCTCGGCCTGCAATTTTTTCCTGACCGCGAGCAATCTTACGATCGAATCTGCGTTGGCTATGCCATGCTTTACGTCGCGCAGCAGCAATAGATCTATCGCCGAATTTTGCCAACGTTGTACGACGTCGCGAAACGCACGCGCAACCTTAGGCTCGCGTTTGTCCAGCATTTCGATATGGTCGACAACGCCGGCGGCCAGTTCGTCGCTGACCTCCGTACTTTCGAGCAGATGGACGCCTACCATCTTCTTGATCTCGAGCTGCGTCGGCGGACGATCGTATTTGCGGTTGAAAACGGAGTTTGATCCGTAAAGTGTGTATTCGTGGTCCCAATACGAGGAGGCGTCATTCGCTGCCGCACCGGCGGCGTTCGCCGCTGCGGCCATGGCCTCGGCCTTTGCCTGCGCTTCCGATTGCCCCCGAACCGCAAGGTCCAATCCCTCGACCTGCTCAGCAACGGTAAATCCTTTTGACTTAACGAGAGCCTCGATGACCAACTGCGCAGGTGACTCGCCCTCGTTCAATATACGTCTCAGAGCCGGCACGGCCCGCTGGTCAGCCTGGGTTCCGAGAGCGGCGATCGCGTCATAGCGCAGGTGCAGGTAGTCAGCCGGGACATTTGGGCTCGCTGAGCGGTTGGAGTTGACCCACCGGTTTGAGGCCACGTTCGTGTTCGCCATTGCGACATTCGACATATAGTCGGGCCGCTTGCCCCTCTCGTCGAGAGCCTTGATCAGCCCCGGCACGCTCTCAGCCAGCTTGATATTCTTGAGCGCCCTGAGGATCGAGATGCGCACCGTGCCGGGATCCTTGGCCCAGTTTGGGTCTTCGAGCCACGGCAGTAGAGCTTCTATGACTTCCGGACGGCCCGAGTCGACCTTAAGGACGAGATTGCGGACCGCGGCCGCACGTACATGGGGATCGTCGCTCTTGACCAGTTCGAGCATCTTGTCGATGTACTTGTCGTCGGGCGAATTGAGGATAATGGTCGTCAGCCCGGTAAATCCGCCCAGATCGGCCAGTGTCGGATCGGCCAACAGCGTGTAATACCATTCGTCGCGGCTGCCCCAATCCTTCTCAAGAACGAGCGCGTCGAGCGCGAGGTCACGGGTGCGGTTTGAGGCGTCACGCTTCTCGACGAACTTCTGCAATTCATCACGATATCTCTCAATATCGCCGGTCGAACCTTCGTCGAGCGCGTGGCGATACCGTGCCCATGTACCGAGCACTTGCGCTACCGGATTGCTCGAGTCGAGGTATAGCCGGTCGACGATCGGTTCGGCCTTGAGGTAATCGACGCGGGTGAGTGCCAACAACTCTTCCTCACCTCGGACATTCTCGCCGTCGGCACCGGCACGCTGAGCAACACGGGCCAGATCGTGGCTGAAGTGCGGCGTGTGGTACGTCAGCCACCGCTTGATCTGCTGCTGCTCATTCTTGTCGTAACCGTCTTCGCCAGAATTCCGGTCGTAAAGGTCTTTGACGAGATCACCCGTCCGCTCGTCATCAGGCATAATGCCGAGGTATTCGATCAGCTTCCTTGGATCCTTCTGGATCTCTGCAATGAGTCGAGCTGTCGTTCGCTCCGATGGCGTTGGACTGTAACGAAGCCGAGTCGCCTCACCACTGATCGCACGCCAATATTCCATCAGGTCGGCTATCGGGGCGTTGTCAGCGGGCGGCTTGTTTTTATCATAAAACTCGGCCGGCCGCGTCCGCCCGTAAAATACTGCATCCGGATTCGGCGGCGGCGGTGCCGGCAGGCGAAGCAGGGCGTCGATCGCATTCTCCGGCTGGGATGACACGCTTACAAGGACAAACAGCCCGGCGGCCAGAAGCGCACAGCAGAACGCCGCTGAGCGAACGGTTCTCTTCAGTTGTGAAGTCATACACGGTGCCCTTTGGCAAGCTTCGATTGTGATTTCATCAGATTATATATCTTTCGCGTGCGGCGACAACCGATTTGATGCATGAGAATGAGCATCGGCACCCTTCCGATCCGGCCCTTGCGTCCTTATCTTCGTCCCGATCAGGCGCTTAAGATTGTCCTGGTTCTAGCGAGAGCGCTTTAGGCCGCGCTTAACAGAAATTCACGTTCTAGCTTCCCTCTAAAGCGCATAATTAGCTTCATACATCATTTTTGTCTCTGTAACCTATTGATATACTTACAGTTATAAATCTGAAAAAAATATCACTTTGCGCTTTACAGATGCTTAATCGCTATGCTATGCTTTCAGACACTTTAGGAAAAACAAGGTGGCGAGATGCTTGCCCGTTCTTTTTCCGAGAGTAATCGGTAAAAATTCGGATCACATGACAATCCGCTTTGGGACATCGGGCTGGCGGGCGACCATCGCCGACGAGTTCACTTTCCAGAATGTGCGGCGAGTCACAGAAGCGATCTGCGGATATTTGAAAACTGAAGGGGCGGCCGGCGGCACAAAGCTCATCGTCGGTCACGATTCGCGGTTCATGGGCGAACAATTCGCCGATGTTGCCTCGGAGATCGCGTCGCAAAAGGGCTTCACCGTGCTGCGATGCACCGGCCCGACGCCGACGCCGACCATCAGCCATGCGATCAGAGCAAACGGCGCGGCGGGCGGCATCAACTTTACGGCGTCGCACAATCCGCCCGAGTATCAGGGGATCAAGTTCTCGACGGCCGACGGTGCACCGGCGCTGCCCGAC is a genomic window of Chloracidobacterium sp. containing:
- a CDS encoding HEAT repeat domain-containing protein, yielding MTSQLKRTVRSAAFCCALLAAGLFVLVSVSSQPENAIDALLRLPAPPPPNPDAVFYGRTRPAEFYDKNKPPADNAPIADLMEYWRAISGEATRLRYSPTPSERTTARLIAEIQKDPRKLIEYLGIMPDDERTGDLVKDLYDRNSGEDGYDKNEQQQIKRWLTYHTPHFSHDLARVAQRAGADGENVRGEEELLALTRVDYLKAEPIVDRLYLDSSNPVAQVLGTWARYRHALDEGSTGDIERYRDELQKFVEKRDASNRTRDLALDALVLEKDWGSRDEWYYTLLADPTLADLGGFTGLTTIILNSPDDKYIDKMLELVKSDDPHVRAAAVRNLVLKVDSGRPEVIEALLPWLEDPNWAKDPGTVRISILRALKNIKLAESVPGLIKALDERGKRPDYMSNVAMANTNVASNRWVNSNRSASPNVPADYLHLRYDAIAALGTQADQRAVPALRRILNEGESPAQLVIEALVKSKGFTVAEQVEGLDLAVRGQSEAQAKAEAMAAAANAAGAAANDASSYWDHEYTLYGSNSVFNRKYDRPPTQLEIKKMVGVHLLESTEVSDELAAGVVDHIEMLDKREPKVARAFRDVVQRWQNSAIDLLLLRDVKHGIANADSIVRLLAVRKKLQAEQSAAVHDLRTGTPTAVGIAACLLEDNPDYSVILDEAPVETKTAMLACARLIRAELPLDKVAEATRSADRRLFTAAELYAESEDSQAARTIVLSRHLGEAKITGATTAFFVTEEFPGDSGMLWQLFQSIGDSSAGYNGWIYDSAEHLRVIEKRLQDEVKKDDKLLGVYAYERNYVRIYKDKVIFSWDEDDSRFRERALSKEEFDELRAYLTVNNVDEMRPYLQCGGEYCEARELLMLGRNGGRRVFMNGSPPPFFAGLDKYFAALKKTPASIRYALGRDIPGLEVLLADDYLHVETVWKDGADLRVAASDMTVRKRVSDEIERAIQAEAPDDGIETEADYTSYQQKQETGAKLAKKREFEGVGWHQVVDGRDAGPAAQPAGVDYVPVADSFPVKATQESWKARAGGIELRGHSDGLYKIQAGRMSKIAAGEFYWPVITPNARWAIVNRGGDEEGGGRLVRVNLLNNRITPVPLLESYLEFGAASYIPATGGILVDSYDSYDYEYAGLEIDDEVSRDSAPTAMRVISPETGEVKPVIGEMRPLAQQTYRPLQETAKPNEFWAALPNHKKNLTEVGVYNSATLSFRLVMTVPKIKFNSMTMWVDEAGSKVYFVYRGHLLAVPLPK